One genomic region from Amaranthus tricolor cultivar Red isolate AtriRed21 chromosome 12, ASM2621246v1, whole genome shotgun sequence encodes:
- the LOC130828882 gene encoding xanthine dehydrogenase 1-like, whose translation MGCLRDDEENGALKEKEPNEAIVYVNGERKVFSNGLAHLTLLEYLRGQGLTGTKLGCGEGGCGACTVMVSYFDWQRQICVHHAVNACLAPVYSVEGMHVITVEGIGKRKLGLHPVQQSLASAHGSQCGFCTPGFVMSMYSLLRSRQDPPTEQEIEESLAGNLCRCTGYRPIIDAFRVFAKTDDKIYTTNNISSCQGNEFICPSTGKPCSCGQNSDGNAENGKETEACNDKELIFPPELLLRRPSFFSLTGSDGLKWYRPLSLQHVLELKAKHPDAKLVTGNTEIGIEMRLKRMQYKILVSVAQVTELNILNVKDDGLEIGAAVRLSELLSVLRRVSRERAAHETSSCNALIEQLKWFAGTQIRNIASVGGNICTASPISDLNPLWMAAGTRFQIINSTGNRRTVLAENFFVGYRLVDLSSDEILLSIYLPWTRPLEFVKEFKQAHRRDDDIALVNAGMRVHLEEKDQGWLVRDASIVFGGVAAVSFIASNVKKFLIGKTWNNELLKGALDILENDISLDKDAPGGMVEFRKSLTLSFFFKFFLWVSREVSIKTSLTEIMPSFCQSAIQKSHRPSIVGSQDYEIVKHGTAVGSPEVHLSSALQVTGEVEYVDDVKMPPSGLHAAFILSSKPHARIISIDDSGAKSSPGFAGVFYAKDVPGDNRIGPIFHDEELFASELVTCVGQAIGIVVADTHENAKLAARSVHVVYEELPAILSIEDAIKRKSFHPGSERQLKKGDADLCFHSGQCDKIIEGDVQVGGQEHFYLESQSTLVWTMDGGNEVHLISSTQALQQHQKYVSRVLSLPMSKVVCKTKRIGGGFGGKETRSAFVAAAASVPSYLLNRHVKLILDRDVDMMITGKRHSFLGKYKVGFTSEGKVLALDLELYNNAGNSYDLSLAVLERAMFQSENVYEIPNVDIKGNVCYTNFPSNTAFRGFGGPQAMLIAENWIHRIAMELKKSPEEIREINFQSEGSILHYGQVIEHFTLPQLWNQLKLSCDFPRARVEVDEFNIQNQWKKRGIAMVPTKFGISFPIKFANQAGSLVQVYTDGTVLVTHGGVEMGQGLHTKVAQIAASAFNIPLGSVFISETSTDKVPNSSPTAASASSDLYGAAVLDACEQIKKRMEPIASKKIFNSFAELATACYLERIDLSAHGFYASPDVGFDWTTGKGNPFRYFTYGAAFAEVEVDTLTGDFHTRVADIILDLGYSLNPAIDVGQIEGAFIQGFGWVALEELKWGDAAHKWIPPGFLYTCGPGNYKIPSLNDIPLKFNVSLLKGVPNVKAIHSSKGVGEPPFFLASAVFFAIKDAITAARAQAGYNGWFPLDNPATPERIRMACTDEFTSRFVDSNFRPKLSV comes from the exons atggggtgTTTGCGTGATGACGAAGAAAATGGAGCACTAAAAGAGAAGGAACCAAATGAAGCTATAGTTTATGTTAATGGTGAAAGAAAAGTATTCTCTAATGGTTTGGCTCATTTGACACTTCTTGAGTACCTTAGAG GTCAGGGTCTTACCGGAACAAAATTAGGCTGCGGCGAAGGAGGTTGTGGTGCTTGTACTGTCATGGTCTCTTACTTTGATTGGCAGCGCCAGATATGTGT GCACCATGCAGTTAACGCATGCTTGGCTCCTGTATACTCTGTTGAAGGAATGCATGTAATCACCGTAGAGGGTATTGGAAAACGTAAACTTGGCCTGCATCCTGTGCAG CAATCTCTAGCAAGTGCACATGGCTCACAGTGTGGATTTTGTACTCCTGGATTTGTCATGTCCATGTATTCTTTATTAAGATCTCGCCAGGATCCTCCAACTGAACAGGAAATTGAAGAAAGTCTAGCCGGGAACTTATGTCGTTGCACGGGTTATAGGCCAATTATTGATGCATTCAGAGTTTTTGCTAAAACTGATGATAAGATATACACTACCAATAACATATCAAGCTGTCAAGGCAATGAGTTTATTTGCCCATCAACTGGTAAACCCTGCTCGTGTGGACAAAATTCCGACGGCAATGCTGAAAATGGAAAAGAAACTGAAGCTTGCAATGATAAGGAGCTTATTTTTCCCCCTGAGCTATTGCTTCGGAGACCTTCGTTTTTCAGTTTGACAGGTTCAGATGGACTTAAGTGGTACCGACCTTTGTCGCTTCAACACGTTCTTGAGTTAAAAGCCAAACATCCTGATGCCAAGTTGGTCACTGGCAACACCGAGATTGGAATTGAAATGAGGCTGAAGAGAATGCAATATAAAATTCTCGTCTCAGTTGCGCAAGTCACAgagttaaatattttaaatgtgaaAGATGATGGATTGGAGATCGGAGCTGCTGTGCGGCTTTCCGAGCTTTTGAGTGTCCTAAGAAGAGTTTCTCGAGAACGTGCTGCTCATGAAACATCGTCATGTAATGCACTTATCGAGCAACTAAAATGGTTCGCAGGAACCCAGATTAGAAATATTGCATCGGTGGGTGGGAATATATGTACGGCGAGTCCAATATCAGATTTAAATCCTCTTTGGATGGCTGCCGGAACAAGGTTTCAAATCATTAATAGCACGGGAAACAGAAGAACGGTGTTGGCAGAAAACTTTTTTGTGGGTTATCGTTTGGTGGATTTGTCTAGTGATGAGATCTTACTATCGATCTATTTGCCATGGACGAGACCTTTAGAGTTCGTGAAAGAGTTTAAGCAGGCTCATCGTAGAGATGATGATATAGCATTAGTAAATGCTGGGATGCGCGTTCACCTTGAGGAAAAGGATCAAGGTTGGCTCGTAAGAGATGCTTCAATTGTTTTTGGAGGGGTTGCTGCTGTATCCTTTATTGCATCTAATGTGAAAAAATTTCTCATAGGAAAGACTTGGAACAATGAGCTTCTGAAAGGGGCTTTAGATATCTTGGAGAACGACATTTCATTGGATAAAGATGCACCAGGTGGGATGGTGGAGTTCCGAAAATCTTTGACTTTGagttttttcttcaaatttttcCTCTGGGTTTCTCGAGAAGTGTCTATTAAGACTTCGTTGACAGAAATAATGCCATCATTCTGTCAGTCAGCAATACAGAAATCCCATAGGCCATCGATTGTGGGCAGTCAGGACTATGAGATTGTTAAACATGGGACTGCTGTTGGATCTCCAGAGGTTCATTTATCTTCAGCTCTACAG GTCACAGGTGAGGTGGAGTATGTTGATGATGTGAAAATGCCGCCCTCCGGATTACATGCTGCATTCATTTTGAGTAGTAAGCCTCATGCCCGCATAATCTCTATTGACGACTCTGGTGCAAAGTCCTCACCTGGGTTTGCTGGCGTATTCTACGCCAAAGATGTCCCTGGGGATAATCGTATTGGACCTATCTTCCATGATGAGGAGCTTTTTGCTTCGGAATTGGTAACTTGTGTAGGCCAGGCAATCGGAATAGTTGTTGCTGATACTCATGAAAATGCAAAACTAGCAGCTAGAAGTGTGCACGTAGTATACGAAGAGCTACCTGCTATTTTATCTATAGAGGATGCAATAAAGCGTAAAAGTTTTCATCCGGGTTCGGAGAGGCAACTCAAGAAAGGTGATGCTGATCTCTGCTTTCACTCGGGCCAGTGTGACAAGATCATCGAAGGAGACGTACAAGTAGGCGGTCAGGAACATTTTTACTTGGAATCACAGAGCACTTTAGTATGGACAATGGACGGTGGTAATGAGGTCCATTTGATTTCATCTACTCAA GCGCTTCAACAGCACCAGAAGTACGTCAGTCGTGTACTTAGTCTTCCTATGTCAAAAGTAGTATGCAAAACCAAGAGAATTGGCGGTGGGTTTGGTGGCAAGGAGACACGATCAGCATTTGTCGCTGCTGCGGCTTCAGTTCCTTCCTATCTCTTAAATCGGCATGTAAAACTCATCTTAGATCGAGATGTAGACATGATGATAACTGGAAAGCGTCACAGTTTTCTTGGAAAGTACAAG GTAGGATTTACAAGTGAAGGGAAGGTGCTGGCGCTAGACCTTGAGCTTTATAATAATGCTGGAAATTCTTATGATCTCTCTCTTGCTGTCCTTGAACGTGCAATGTTTCAATCGGAGAATGTGTATGAGATTCCAAATGTAGATATAAAAGGAAATGTATGCTACACAAATTTCCCGAGCAACACCGCCTTCCGTGGATTTGGTGGTCCTCAAGCAATGCTTATCGCGGAAAATTGGATCCACAGAATAGCCATGGAACTCAAGAAGAGTCCTGAGGAGATCAGA gaaataaattttcaaagtgAAGGATCCATATTGCATTACGGTCAAGTAATTGAGCATTTTACATTACCGCAACTGTGGAATCAACTCAAATTATCATGCGACTTTCCAAGGGCGCGTGTGGAGGTTGACGAGTTTAACATTCAGAATCAATGGAAAAAACGTGGAATCGCTATGGTtccaacaaaatttggcatatctTTTCCAATAAAGTTTGCGAACCAG GCAGGATCTCTTGTCCAAGTTTATACTGACGGCACAGTACTAGTTACCCATGGAGGTGTTGAGATGGGGCAAGGTTTACATACGAAAGTTGCTCAGATTGCTGCTTCTGCTTTTAATATTCCTCTGGGTTCTGTATTCATATCAGAGACTAGTACAGATAAG GTTCCAAATTCATCGCCTACTGCTGCATCAGCGAGTTCTGATTTGTACGGTGCTGCAGTTCTAGATGCTTGTGAGCAAATAAAAAAACGGATGGAACCTATTGCTTCGAAAAAGATCTTTAATTCATTTGCTGAG CTGGCCACTGCATGCTATCTTGAGAGAATCGACCTATCTGCTCATGGATTCTATGCTTCTCCTGATGTTGGTTTTGATTGGACAACCGGAAAGGGTAATCCTTTCAGGTATTTTACTTATGGTGCTGCTTTTGCCGAGGTTGAAGTAGATACGCTGACGGGTGATTTTCATACAAGAGTAGCTGATATCATTCTTGATCTTGGGTATTCTCTAAATCCAGCAATTGATGTCGGTCAG ATTGAAGGAGCATTTATACAAGGGTTCGGTTGGGTTGCTTTAGAGGAGCTGAAATGGGGAGATGCAGCTCATAAGTGGATACCTCCAGGCTTCTTGTATACATGTGGACCCGGGAATTACAAAATTCCATCCTTGAACGATATTCCATTAAAGTTCAATGTTTCGCTTTTGAAG GGAGTACCAAATGTTAAGGCCATACATTCCTCTAAAGGGGTTGGTGAACCTCCGTTCTTTCTTGCATCTGCTGTCTTTTTCGCTATCAAGGATGCTATTACAGCGGCTAGAGCACAAGCAGGTTACAACGGGTGGTTTCCTCTCGACAATCCTGCTACACCTGAGAGAATTCGCATGGCCTGTACTGATGAGTTTACTTCAAGATTTGTCGATTCAAATTTTCGTCCTAAACTCAGTGTTTGA